The Ziziphus jujuba cultivar Dongzao chromosome 1, ASM3175591v1 genome segment AACAATAgactttaatattattgataaaaggaaagaaaggaaaacaaaaaagggaaaacaaaaattagaaaaaaaatgacCCTCAGAATAAATATAACATAATGTAACTTTCgagtattaattaaaaatttaaactttttttttttaataagctagccattaaaataaatatcttatATTACTTTTTACCAGTGGTCATTATCATCTAGCTAGTTTTAATGGGACATTAAAAACTTAAACTTTATATAAGTTTGTATTTCTcctttaaaacaaattaaaaactttgGACGTTGTATTTCGATCATGATTAactttcatataatatatggtATTCAAGAAAACATAAGCCAAATGGAATGAACGCTATTTTACCACATATCAGAAagctatataatattttaccgCATATTTGAAGGCTAACCATAGAGCATAAATAAGCTCACTTGTTATCTTTATACAAATACATTACATTTCATGCGTTCCTTTCCGTGTCAATAAATACACGATTAATTGcttgttagaaaataaaaatgaaaacttgaTGGGGTAGCTGTTTTTGATACATTTCTAAGacttaatatttgttgaacCCGCATGCAAAGAGATCGAATGCTTGAGATCTCCAACTCCATCTCCTCCGATATGAATTTGATGTTCACCCAATGGAATTGTTCGAACCCCAGACTTGTCGACAACACTAAGGTGTTTGCACACATCAACACCCACCGTAACCCTTTGCACAGACCCAACAGCAACATGAACCTTCTGGAAACCCACCAAATGCTTGTTGGCCGACCATGTTCCGGCAGGTGGGGTGGAGAAGACAAGAAGGGTGTGTGTCCCATCTACGGTTCCATTGTTCTTGACATCGATATGGAGTGGCAATGAAAGTGAATTGCAGTTGGTGTGGGTGAGACTTAGGGCATAGGTAGTGCTTAAAGTGGTTGAGTCGGTTAGTGTGGCAGAAATGGGCAGGGAAAGCTGAGATGGAGCTTGGACTAGTTTCGTGTCAAAAGTGGTAAAACTCAACCCATAGCCGAAAGGGAAAACAACAGGACCTTTATAGAATCGGTAAGTTCTGCCTGGGTAGCCTCTTTTTGGGTTTGCTCTCATTTGCATATTAGTCATTGGTACCTTGGCTAGGTAGCTCTCTGGGTACCATGTCATTGGAAGCTTTCCTCCTAAATTGTCACAAGGCATGCAGCTTATTAAGTAGAATATGACAAGCATAATTATGTataaaatgtatacatatacatatacgtgcatatatataaatatatatatatttgtattacctggATTGGTAGTTCCAAAGAGAACATCAGCAATGGCAGCTCCACCAGCTTGACCAGGATATCCAACCCAAAGAATTGCATCGATATGTTTATCTTTCTTGGCAAATGACACATCAATTGGACCACCAGACATCAAAACCAATATGGTTGGGCCTTTGGAAGCCCTGGACACTCTATATACAAGCTCTTGTTGGTCTCCTGGTAAAAGCAAACCTGTTCTATCCCTAGACTCTGCTTCAATGGACAGGTCAAGCCCCATTACTAGTACTGTGGCATCAGCCTGTCGAGCTGCAGCCTCTGCTAGTTCGAACTGTTGATCATCATTGCAAGCAACATTGGTGCATCCTGGTTGGTGGATGGTCTGACTGTACTTTTGAATGCCTTGTAAAGGTGTGATGTAACCACATGGAACACCTATACAAAAACATATTACAATGGTTAAgacaatttttatcttttagaaGTAGAACTAGATGTATAAATAATAAACCCACCAGCATAGTTTCCTATCATGGTATCAGTGACATTAGAATTGGGCCCAATGACAGCTACAGTTTTTTGACGTCTGGAGAGTGGAAGGGTCTTTCGACGATTTTTAAGCAGAACAATTCCTTGACGGGCTGCCTCAAGAGCTAGTTGTTGATGGTCTTTCGTGCAAACGTCTTTAGGACCTAAATTGCCGAATGGATGTGCTGATGGTTCACCATCAAACATTCCCAGTCTCATCTGGACACTGATTGTGTTAACCAAGGCATTGTTCAAGTCATTCTCACTTACCAGTCCTGCTTTTACAGCCTCTTCTGTATGGTCTGATAAAAATACCCCGCAGTCCAAATCTAGACCTGAGAGTGATATTAGCAAGTAAACTTGAGAACAAGGAATTTGTCCAagtttttctaaaagaaattcTGGATTTTACCGTACTTTTTAGACTAAGGgatcaaaatttataaagagaagaaaagatgaaaaatgGTAAACCTGCTTTAATAGATACTGCAGCTGCTTCTTGTGGTGTTCTAGTATAGTTTTGATACTTATATAGGACATCTACGGAATCACAATCCGAGACAATATACCTATTTGAGCACATATAGATGAGAAAATGGTTATAGCTAGAGATAAAATGAGAGAAGATCAAGTTAAGCCATCAAACGATGTGGACCACGCAAGCTATGATGCATTAAGGTGATGGAACTCACCCATTGAGCTGCCATTCACCACGAATTGTGTTCTTAAGGAGATCAGGATCAGCACAGGTGGGCTTTCCATTCACCTGATTATATGAGCACATTACACTCGCAACTTTCCCTTCCCCCACACAACCTTTGAATGGTACATTATATGTTTCCTCTAGATCCTGCTTGCTAACCTgtggagatatatatatatatatatatatatattatgacagAATGTATGACCCTGGTCATCCCATTTCTATTTGCGAccaaaattatctttattttaaaacaagGAATTTGGTACATACCCTGGCATTGAAATGGTAGCGGTCAATGCCATTCCAATTATCAAGATCGTATGCAGTGTAATGTTTGCAACATGCAGCAACCTTGAGACGATCTCCCTCTGCATTACCTTGGAGTCCCATGACATATCTAGTAGCATATTTGGCCGACAAGAAAGGGTCTTCACCGGGAGTCTCTTGGCATCTCCCCCAACGAGGGTCACGAAGTACATTCACATTTGGGCTCCAGTATGTTAGACCAGCCGCTCCTCCATTGTACATTGCTCTTGCTTCATCAGACACAACCTGTACACCCCCACTATATATAAATTGCTAATGTCTTTCCAAGTACATACTTATCTAATAAGTTGATTTATTTAACCAAAGACTAAGTACTTATCTAATTATGTTGAATCCTCACCTGTCCGATTTGCTCCCACAATGACTCATTGAATGAAGCAGCGGTGGTGATGACTTGAGGGAAGCTAGTTGCCCCAGGGAAGTCCCCACCAAAGTTAGTTCCGGGACCCACATTCGAGACACCATGGAGAGCCTCAGACCACCACTCATAGCTTTGAATGCCGAGCCGTGGCACAGCTGTTGCATTATCCACCAGCAGCTTGATCTTTTCCTCCAACGTTAATCGTCCGATTAAGTCATCCACTCTTTTTTGTATGGGAAGCGATGCACTACAAAACTTCAAGCTCTTTGTGAGCGGGTTTTGCGGGTCGCATGCGAAGGGCTGTCGAGCTTCTCCCGTATTTGTACTCCATGATAGGCATAAGAAGAAGACAACAGAGAGAATAAAAAATGAGTTGCTCTTATAAGCCATGGCAatgatatttttcaattaatggGGTTTGTGTTTGAATATTAAGTACATGAAGGTTGTGTATATGTTACGTATATATAGGTTGTGTTTGGATATGGCTGATGGTGATGATGTAACAGAAAGATGTTTTCATGAGATTGGAATTGATTAGTTTCCCGCATGTTCAACATGCTAAATAGAGAAGTATGTGCGTGAGATTACTATTATTAGCCACAACCTTGTTGCTAAATTTACTCAAAGTTAATATTAGTTAAGTAAATAACGATGTCTTTTGGTCGTTGGTGGTCAACGGGACATTAGACTAGCAGAAACTGATTGAAATGGATAAGTTTTCCAAAAACTACCTTTTTTATATTAAGGGGAAAAGGAAACTAGCCCAGTAGAATGTGGTTAAGAAATAAACTAGCTAAGAGTTACGATGTCATGTTGGAAAATATGACACTTCATCAATTCAATCAAACATTATGtatcaaacataaaatattcattGCCCTTCCTATCTCGAtatcttaataaatttttaacagacttttttttttaaatttttgttgtattaaaattttaaatagattaagaaaatatacaactttatatcaatatatatatatatatatataattttggttgGGCATTCTTCAATGTAAatgataaatttgtatttttttagatAAGTCAATGAGGCGGCGGCTCTAATTAAGTATTTGGCAAATGGGACACCTAAATGAATAAAAAGGGTAGCGTAGCCGATAGAAAGATATCATATTATAAACTTAATTTGTCTTGCTGATGGCTGATCTAAGATATCTTGCCAAATAAAAGTAGTAATTTGTTTTCATGAATTTTAGAAATCGCTTAATTTAATTCTGAAAAACTACTCTATGAgtgaataattatttatacaatGAAATCTcgtgataataatattttatattgaaatagcCTTTATCAAGTGATAAAAAACTTTGATTCCAACTTGGATCaattatagataaaaataaactcTACATTATAgtatattttaagttttttcaagTGTCATCTAAAAAAACTTGCCTGTACataatagtaattatttatatttttagcaTTCTATTAAATGTTTAACATGACATGATTTATTCTTAGAATTGTTACAATTTCTATGAACTTGTAGGTATGTAATAAATATGGACACATTTTTATTGaagataaaatatttctaaCTTCTCAAGCATGTTAAGAGCTTTTTGGCATGAAATTTTGTGTATTTCTGTACAAGCATCCttaagattatatttaaatgCGAATTAAACTCTTTATAGgttctttttaaataaagaaattgtaTAACTTAATTGATTGATGATTGCATGAGATGTataacattttcatatttataaaattaatttaatcctaacaatataattataaaaagatttttttttactgtttaaaaattttccttattatttatccacaaaaaaaaaaaagcgctgttatttaataatattgggaccttgtttatttacttaaagGGAATTAAGAACACGATTTTTTACAGTTAaatgttaatttattaatcTAGTATCACAAAAGACCCCTTTAAAgatattgatttaattattaattaaaactcCCATAACTTTCTAGGTTTCCTTTGGTTCATGGCCGGATATAAGTTTCATATAATTATGAACTTTAAAATAAGGGTCATAGTATGttgatttttaaaatctcaCAATTGGCTTCCTATACACCTGAAAATACTTTTCAAACTtaagaaacatatataaatatttatttaaataaaaagtcaaaaagagagggggaaaaaataaaaaagatagaaGTTAGTGCAAAAAGCAGAAAGGTGAGATGATATGCCAAAAATATTGGACTTCATCACCTTTTATGGTTTTGAAGAATTTGATataacataaaattatttacattgatttattcaaatttgtaagcaagaaaaaacaaattcgacttaaataaataaataaacacttaTTTTCAAATAGTACAatatgaccccaaaaaaaagaagccgAAACCCTGGGCCAGCACTGGCCCATATTGTTTTTGACGTTGCACACTTAAACTTTTTAAGCCCACTAGTgagcatatttttctttctctttaacattttttattataattttgtaaaCCATTTATTTTCCACGATCTAGATCCCAGCAATCTTTCCagcaaaataacaataaaaaaataaaaaaaataaaaacttaaaataatgaaagaaaatcaaacagAATTTTGTTCAACGCTTTGTTTTTCCTCTCAACTACTAAATCCGAAACATCCAAAAAGTTCCACAATTAGCCAggaaaatcatatatttttaatcacgCTAAGAAAAGGACTGGAAGTCTCCCAAAGTTGTCGACTTTACAATTCTACCCCTAATGGGCTGTGACCATCCCGTCCACGTAAACAGAACAAAAACACTCCATGAACGCGTCTTTACCCTCCCcatttaaataaagaaaatgaaaggaaagagAGAACCTTTCTTCCTCCTTAAGTAAATGACGACTTTACCCCTGAGTAGTTTCCTGCTGACCAAAACTTTATTACACTCTAAAAGAGAAGTCAAGAACTTATGGCCCATAATTTCCATCATTTCCCAAGGAAATTAGACAATTCTATCCCTGCCTTCCTTTTCTTGCTTTCTCAATGACCTTCTCAGAAACCCCTTTGGCAGCTTCAAAACAGACCGACCTCCTTCATTACCTGTATCTTAGTTGTCTCCAATGGACCCTCCTTCTTGGAAATCCCAAACACATCTTTCTTTATATACTCCTTCACTTCCTCTTCCTCCCCAATCTTCCTCGCTTACTTTCTATCTCTTTCTATATCTCTATCTTTCCCTCCCTTTCTCACTTTCTTTCTCTATTGTGCCATGGCTTCACAAAACCCACAATCCAATTTCCAAGATTTCTTGCCTACCATGGCTGATAAGCTTGGTGGGGATGGTCTGATAGGTGAGCTTTGTAATGGGTTCAATTTGTTAATGGACTCTGATAAAGGGGTTATTACCTTTGAGAGCCTCAAGAAGAACTCTGCTACGCTGGGCCTTCAGGACCTGAGTGATGAGGATCTGCGGTGTATGTTAGCTGAAGGTGATTTTGACGGTGATGGAGCACTCAATCAGATGGAGTTCTGTGTTTTGATGTTCAGACTCAGCCCTGAGCTTATGGAGGAATCGCGTTACTGGCTTGAGGAAGCTCTTCAAcaagaatttaaaaattgtttttgaaattttttcatcttttaattttctgggtttttttttcttttgtcattcTTGCAATGATTGCTAATTTTCCGATGGAAATAGTGATATATACAAAAAGAAGCAATTGCTATTGACACATATTTTAGAATATTTCTTTCTGTGTTCATCATCTATTTTAGTTTTCTCCTTATACAGATTATACTCAGTGATGTTCATAAAAAGCTTGATTTGGGCATAATAGTTAAAAGATTTTGGTATGGTTTGGCTGGCATTTTAGAAAGTAAAGGGAAGTCGATAATTGACTTTGCAATCACCACTAAATTGCAAGAAGATTATGACCTTCTAATTGTTAAGCAACTAGATGAGAAATCTAAGTTGCGGCCTGATTTACTTTGTTTTAGTGATCAATCTCTGCGGACTTTGAATTGCTAGTTAGGTCTTATAAGCAATGCCAAAAATCAATCAACTGTTGCTTGTTGCCGTCctgatttctttatttcttttcctctgttttctttttgaCTAAGGCAAAGGTTAAAAACAGAGCCCGAAAAGTAGCAGAGCAAAAAGACAAGGGGCAGAAAACACAATGATCGCCTTAAGAATGGCATACACCGATTATATACCAACTTCAGCCTTCGAGAGGTTCTTCTATAATTGCCTCCAAGTGCCAAGAAACTTGGTACAAAGATcgtcttattaaaaaataaatataaataattattcaaaacaATATTATTGGGCGGCTAAAAACTAGTATAAACCATATGTTTTGACTGCAATTACAAATCTGTGTTGCTATAAAGGGTAGGTAGAATTATGGACTTGGACCCGTGAGCTGCCCTTGGAAACTGCCATAAATTAGACTCCTCCATCAAACCCAAAAATGTCAATCCATGGCTTGTACTTTGGCAGCAGGGTTATATGGGTCTTTTTAAATTCAGTGATCTACGATATTGTCAATCCCCCGGTCAATCCCGCGGTCAATCCATCCAAATACTCAAAGTCTATCCACTGATAAGGAGAGTGTTCTCTATTTTCCACAAGATTGTTGACCGGACGATAGTTGGATATAAAAGAGGTTGGAATTTGTGGAAATTCGGATTTTGGAGGAGAAAGAGGAAACTGAAGAGTTTGGcctattctaaaaatttaaatttgtcttcttttttttttttttttttttttttttttttctggtgatGGGTGGTTTTTTCATGTTAGCTTGCATGCATTTTGTCTTGATTTATTACTTCTTGTTAAATTCATATTCTACAAGTGAACTTTTGACAAAGTAAAATTGTAGGTAAATTCTTATACTTCCTTTTTATCCTTTCATTGTCATTGGCATGCCATTATGCATATACTAGTCGACGAGCATGAAAAATTCAACACGAATGTTACTGTTTGAATGTTAATCAAAATTTGCCTCTTCATGTGGAATCCATGCATATGAAAGTCAATTCAGTGCCAAGTCAACCAAGGCACAGTACAGATGAATTAATTTGATGGAACCTCATAACAGgagagacaaaaaaataaataaataaatgaataaaaataaataaaacccaaagaAGTTTGATAGTGACCAACTTTATCGAGTTAAAATTGGGAAAGAATGAAACTAATCCTATCTGAGTAAAACTAGACCCGTATTTCGTAATATAGGATAGACTTTAACTAAGCTATACTAACTCCTGGTAGTTCCAACTTCTAACT includes the following:
- the LOC107430853 gene encoding calcium-binding protein KRP1, with translation MASQNPQSNFQDFLPTMADKLGGDGLIGELCNGFNLLMDSDKGVITFESLKKNSATLGLQDLSDEDLRCMLAEGDFDGDGALNQMEFCVLMFRLSPELMEESRYWLEEALQQEFKNCF
- the LOC125420730 gene encoding beta-D-xylosidase 1-like codes for the protein MAYKSNSFFILSVVFFLCLSWSTNTGEARQPFACDPQNPLTKSLKFCSASLPIQKRVDDLIGRLTLEEKIKLLVDNATAVPRLGIQSYEWWSEALHGVSNVGPGTNFGGDFPGATSFPQVITTAASFNESLWEQIGQVVSDEARAMYNGGAAGLTYWSPNVNVLRDPRWGRCQETPGEDPFLSAKYATRYVMGLQGNAEGDRLKVAACCKHYTAYDLDNWNGIDRYHFNARVSKQDLEETYNVPFKGCVGEGKVASVMCSYNQVNGKPTCADPDLLKNTIRGEWQLNGYIVSDCDSVDVLYKYQNYTRTPQEAAAVSIKAGLDLDCGVFLSDHTEEAVKAGLVSENDLNNALVNTISVQMRLGMFDGEPSAHPFGNLGPKDVCTKDHQQLALEAARQGIVLLKNRRKTLPLSRRQKTVAVIGPNSNVTDTMIGNYAGVPCGYITPLQGIQKYSQTIHQPGCTNVACNDDQQFELAEAAARQADATVLVMGLDLSIEAESRDRTGLLLPGDQQELVYRVSRASKGPTILVLMSGGPIDVSFAKKDKHIDAILWVGYPGQAGGAAIADVLFGTTNPGGKLPMTWYPESYLAKVPMTNMQMRANPKRGYPGRTYRFYKGPVVFPFGYGLSFTTFDTKLVQAPSQLSLPISATLTDSTTLSTTYALSLTHTNCNSLSLPLHIDVKNNGTVDGTHTLLVFSTPPAGTWSANKHLVGFQKVHVAVGSVQRVTVGVDVCKHLSVVDKSGVRTIPLGEHQIHIGGDGVGDLKHSISLHAGSTNIKS